Proteins found in one Ischnura elegans chromosome 11, ioIscEleg1.1, whole genome shotgun sequence genomic segment:
- the LOC124167692 gene encoding flocculation protein FLO11 yields the protein MGFAAVILAASAALLGAGPVAGDTRPVNISSSWYLPDMDSSVFLRHFREKVTWPEAESICRQHHGTLATVEGSRDFDATRSYLLREGAGASGSVWIGLRRARPGGDFVWINSHPMGMEGGYWLESPPSHSSPPLCVALDPSADFRWRAKGCGPESTATFLCQLPVPLWVGRGEGGCLPSLPPSSAPPMSWLTIMYLPEQGALDLTADCGPKGQRQLACKKGTTTGEELGWRLSCTEDLRLHLDDHGMRQRRGRPQTHAPPTRHRRDLTGTSMTTTQASSPSVMPLEAQSAPLPSPVPTNPHGTTLPPSPVDSAPSSTEHHDSGNGTMEISSTPLSSSEVSYPSSSPPSSSMSSSAFVTSMANATSQSPELHLPTSRPTPTHNLTVSLTVVISPASSEENDTMEVIGQELSKTSNSQSVGDEVFSISNVSPNNPVKIESLDPQSKSGSQSISIDVLYIEPTATNPPADPTSTNLPTKSSSVSFTPKSPPNLEDATSTSMSASTTTQSLNPETFQASTLQHVTGTERTTVSPILQTDSPSPTTASMLPLKDLPETSKAPQTASSNPESQHMSLLPSPTTSETTTSQSPSTEALSQSTESPTFTTESSSVPYIPDTRVEVLKEYTSSGMKNSPPRDIRITAVAGDELANQVEPTIQNPDDKDSLKDAQDKTENEILKQDDDSGFQWIKIGSDKDVSYQSSQEKVIQSTEVQDKEESTLTLVPMPDGTTVDQKSTSSATSASKNDARTGHVELDGEWTEVGTLDPVSERFLEERDEVDSDLSSPPPRPNRSRKLTRPQGRSFYTYFLSRVLG from the exons TCGAGGGTAGCCGGGACTTCGACGCCACGCGCTCTTATTTGCTGAGGGAAGGAGCTGGAGCTTCTGGTAGCGTGTGGATTGGACTTCGAAGGGCGAGGCCAGGCGGAGATTTCGTGTGGAT CAACTCGCACCCGATGGGAATGGAGGGCGGCTATTGGCTGGAGAGTCCCCCCTCCCACTCTTCGCCGCCGCTGTGCGTGGCTCTCGATCCTTCGGCCGACTTCCGCTGGAGAGCAAAGGGCTGCGGCCCGGAGTCCACCGCCACCTTCCTCTGCCAACTGCCAG TTCCACTCTGGGTTGGGAGAGGGGAAGGTGGTTGTCTTCCATCTTTACCTCCATCCTCAGCACCGCCTATGTCATGGCTCACCATCATGTATCTGCCAGAACAAGGAGCTCTGGACTTGACAGCAGACTGTGGACCCAAGGGACAAAGGCAACTAGCCTGCAAGAAAGGAACCACG ACCGGTGAGGAGCTTGGATGGAGATTATCCTGCACTGAAGATCTGAGGCTGCACCTGGATGACCATGGGATGAGGCAGAGGCGTGGCAGACCTCAGACCCATGCACCACCCACGAGGCACAGGAGGGACCTCACAGGAACATCCATGACAACTACGCAAGCCTCCTCACCCTCCGTGATGCCTCTGGAGGCGCAATCTGCCCCCCTGCCCTCACCAGTCCCCACAAATCCACACGGGACAACCCTACCTCCATCACCTGTGGACTCGGCCCCCTCCTCCACGGAACATCACGACTCTGGCAACGGCACCATGGAAATATCCTCAACCCCTCTTTCTTCATCAGAGGTGTCCTACCCCTCTTCTTCACCACCAAGCAGTAGTATGTCTTCGTCCGCTTTTGTCACTTCAATGGCAAATGCAACATCACAGTCACCAGAACTGCATCTTCCCACATCAAGACCAACTCCTACGCACAACTTGACTGTTTCCCTGACTGTGGTGATATCTCCAGCATCCTCAGAGGAGAATGATACAATGGAAGTAATCGGGCAGGAACTTTCCAAGACCTCTAACTCCCAGTCTGTGGGTGATGAAGTATTTTCTATCTCGAATGTTTCCCCCAATAATCCCGTCAAGATCGAGTCTTTGGACCCGCAATCCAAATCAGGCTCACAGTCAATTAGCATTGACGTGCTATACATTGAGCCCACGGCCACAAACCCACCAGCAGACCCAACCTCAACAAATTTGCCAACCAAATCATCCTCTGTCTCCTTCACACCCAAATCACCTCCAAACCTAGAAGACGCTACTTCAACATCGATGTCTGCTTCAACCACTACACAGTCCTTGAATCCAGAGACTTTCCAAGCCTCCACTTTGCAGCATGTTACAGGCACAGAGAGAACGACAGTGTCTCCCATTTTGCAGACCGACTCTCCATCGCCTACCACTGCCTCAATGTTACCTTTGAAGGACCTTCCAGAGACTTCCAAAGCTCCACAGACTGCATCCTCCAATCCAGAGTCGCAACACATGTCCCTCTTGCCTTCGCCTACCACTTCGGAGACGACAACCAGTCAGTCCCCCTCCACGGAGGCTCTGTCCCAGTCAACAGAATCTCCAACATTCACCACCGAATCTTCCTCAGTCCCTTACATCCCAGACACAAGGGTGGAGGTTTTAAAAGAGTACACATCTTCCGGCATGAAGAATTCCCCACCCAGAGATATTAGGATAACAGCAGTGGCTGGTGACGAGTTGGCAAATCAGGTAGAACCCACAATACAGAACCCAGATGATAAGGATTCACTCAAAGACGCCCAGGACAAAACagagaatgaaattttgaagcaagATGATGATAGCGGTTTCCAGTGGATCAAGATTGGATCGGATAAGGACGTATCATATCAAAGCAGCCAAGAGAAAGTGATCCAGTCAACCGAGGTCCAGGACAAGGAAGAATCCACTCTCACGCTGGTCCCCATGCCAGATGGCACCACTGTGGACCAGAAGAGTACAAGCAGTGCCACGAGCGCAAGCAAAAATGATGCTCGAACGGGGCACGTGGAATTGGACGGAGAGTGGACCGAAGTGGGCACCTTGGATCCCGTGTCCGAGAGATTTCTCGAAGAGCGGGATGAAGTTGACAGTGACCTCTCCTCACCGCCTCCGAGGCCGAACCGAAGCAGAAAATTGACGAGGCCACAAGGTCGCTCTTTCTACACTTACTTCCTCAGCCGAGTCCTCGGTTGA